Genomic window (Chelmon rostratus isolate fCheRos1 chromosome 15, fCheRos1.pri, whole genome shotgun sequence):
TCAGGCAAAGGCGTCGACAGGGATGAGGCAGAGAATCAGAGTCAATGGCAGGCAGAGTCCGAATACAGGCAGGCAATAAATGATcaagcaaatcttcacaaaaaacataaaacataggCAAGGCTCACATGGCAGAAAGTtccaaaaaagaccaaaacacaagcaaagaaaagaggcagaaatgtcccaaaattgaccaaaaacagaaaaaggctcacgtggcaaaaactcaaaaaacagctccaaaaagcttcaaataacaaagacaaaactcacGTGGCAAGAAGGGTGACAACAaggcaaaaacaggcaaagcaaGGCTTGAGCATGAGCAACAGGAGCAGAGTACATTTCAGAATGGCAAACAACAATCTAGCACTGACCATAGTCCTTGTCTTAGAGTGGAAGCAGCTGTAGCCGGGCTGTGGTAGGTGATTGGTCGCAGGTGGTGTGGTGAAGGTTCAGACCATTGTCACCAGAGGGCAGGGCCACAGGGGAAAAGTGGGCCGGAGTATGCAGGACCAACCCTGCATGTTAGATTGCAGGACAGATTAGGGCTGGGCTGTGACAAAGGCTGTTTTTACAAACATGTAATTACCTTTTCATAACAGTGCTTAGATCATGGTTACCTACagtagttaatttaaacacaagatacttgtgctcaaaaagaggattcattctcagtgaagaactttggacccctaatctgcctctatacatgccaaagagcagtgattcctagcacgtctctgggggtcatcaggtggataccttCCTTCAACGGTGTAGAAACAACTGTAATTACTGTACTGCAGGGATGTTTGATGTAAAACACTATGGGTGGATTTCAAAAGTCTTTAACAGGAAAGGActcaaacagatgaaaaaacaaccaatttatttttggtacatttttcatttcagccctTACACACAATTTTAATTATGATACAGCAGCTtcttaaaaaacataaaacttctttaaaaaaatttaTTCCATGGAAAACCCAGTGAAAAATCATTTCAGGGGTGCAGTGCATTGTTACATTATATATCCTCTTCCCTCAATCCTTCTCTAACACCACTGAAATCTtcataaagagaaaaaaacattaaagctaTATTTAGCACACTAATGTGTTACATCATTGCACTGATCAAGTCAATAATGAATCATAACATTCACAGCAGATTGTTAATTATTATTTCACAGTTAAGTCATTATTCTGCCACCACTGCAAAGTTATCAAACTGAGCCAGTTCAAATGAGCGTGTTCCTATGGCAGCCCAGCCATTCTTTGGCGTCAGCACCACAGCGTTCTTCCACAATAGGTATCCATTCAGCATCCCTGATGCATACTGGCCCTACAGGAGAGAGGGATCACGGTGACCAGTTGCAGGAAATGCATACACATATTAACTTTATTAGATTCAGTGAGACTCTTTATAGGCTCTGTAAACACTATCTGCTTGCTCATCCTAACAGTCAGTAACGGCGTGAATGAGGTTCAGTTTCCATGTGACACCATTGTAACCAACATTAACAACGAGCCACTTCTGGTCAGTTCAACTCCTACAGAACTGAGCAACCAGCAAAACTTTTAAATCGCTTCTTTTCAATTCAGTCAGTCTGGGTCTGAGGATGAAGCAAGACTTCGCACAAAAACCAGTCTTGCTAATGTTCACGTTTCTTTATCAGTGGGACTTACAGTGTAACCTGGCATATACAAAATGGAAGTTCAATCAATCAAAGCTATTAGCTCCTGATATAAACTATATTAACCACCTATATAAAACTATTTTAAACTAACAATTATTTCAATTAACCTGTTCATTTCCTAATTGTTTTCTCAAGTCAGTGCTTAGTTaagaaaatgtaagaaaatactGAACAATGGCCATCTGAATTTCTCTGAGCCCAAGTTGACTTATTCAAACGTCTTTTGCTCGACCATTCGATTGATGACgtgatgaagagaaaaatgctgcaatttGGAattctaatctaatctaaagcTAGTCTAATGTCAAAGTCCTCATCAGCATGCAGGTCAAGCTGCcaaaaaaaactctccaaacAGTCCGAATCGTCAGTCTCCACTTACCGTCACAGTGAGTGATAAGGTGTGCCAACCATATGCTCGGGTGCCAGACTGTCCCTCTGCTAGTACTGTCTGTCCAGCTGttgacagaagaagagaacaaaACAGTCATCACATTGATTAGAGGCACAGCAATGACACCTATCCAAACTTGTACCTGAGTCAGTCGGTCTTTAATAGGGAGAAGTCACAGGATATTctgtacttttttattttaaataaattccatgaaaagaaaccaacaatgaaaaatgactgaagctCTGCTATCACTCCAACAGTGACTGTCAGGCACTTCAATGAGAGAGCTGACCCTAGACAAACATTTACTTGCAGTCATTCTCCATGCTATTAAAGGGTAATTCTAATGATATTCTATAGTTTTCTTGTTGTCAACAAATGAGTCCGAAAGTAACAACAATCACTGTCAGTGAATCCAAcacctggggtccgtttcacaaagcaggttcaacaaactctgagtgtaaccctgaactctgagttgatctactctgagataggaaactctgagttttcgattccacaacagcagatttgagttagtttgatgaactcagagtaggttcacctcgagttaagcgcgtgcaccgcaactataaaaagacagcatcaatggaaccctgatttgaggagtcaccatggcaacggggaagcggaaaggctgcctacttcagtggaattagacattttaatgcgctcatacagctaatatgaacacgtttttagacggaagtccaacaccgctgcagctgcgaaggagagggagacggcgtgggagaacattgctgctcgggtcaatgcgtgagtataaatgtagtcctttgaaatcacaataatattacagggcaaaactgcttaaatggttgcctattaatttatttcatttaggtgcaatcccgcgggggagaagcgcacttgggAGCAgcttaaattgaaatataaaaacatggttcaaacaggtaagacctctgcatgatctcatggaggtagctacctcattttgatcatgttttacattgtaaagtaaatattaagtggctccctttcattgtaaaattgtgtatattgtgttcatatgttttgttttttgttaacgaatgaaataaaatttaaaaatgaaagaaaagcaactgtaaagtctgtttgtttttttttgttttttttataaaatgcaAGTTCCACTGAGACAGATACTAGAGATGCTGGTGTAATGAAGCAGAGGGTGATCTTACTGACCAAGATCATTGGTAACTTTGTATGAGCCATCTGCAAACACCCAGAAGAAGACTCCTTTAGCGCTGCGGATTGATTGGCCTCCTTTATCCACCCTGGCTGCTATGAAAACACCACCTGTCTGAACGCTCTCCATGAAGACATCACATGTGACCGTCAGGTCCTgcctgcaacaaaacaacataacagTGTGCTGTTACGTTGGCCCAATCAGAGTGCTGAAAATGaacaccatcaccatcatctcaCCACTGATAATCTCCTATGACACTGATGGTCTGGTCTGCATCAGTTGCCCACGTGACAGGTCTCTGTGTCAGAACCTGCCGAAAGGTGAAGACGTGAGGTCCAGGGTCAGTCAGGTTGATGTAGTACTCAAACACCCCCGTCTGGTCAGCGAAGCCTGGAGCCTCCGAGAAGAGAGGGTTTCCTACAGGAGGTCggacacagagatgaagaagatgtTAAATCcatttccttcagtgttttgaaGATATCAGGTCAGAGTacgcacagaaaaacaagaaatacataaaactgCTGGAATTTTGAGAAAGCTCATAGTTCAGAGTCAAAATGATTCTTCTTGATAAACAGTGTCGTCTTATGGTTTCCACTATGGCCCTCTCTTAACATTTACTGACTCTAAAGTGACTTTCCACAAACAAATCCTTTTCTAAATTAAGCTGAATTTATTCTTCCTTTGTTCTATTATTGTATTTCATGATCTGGGTTTGTTTGGGCTGGCCATGTGTAATATAAGTTAGGTTGGAGCTCGGTCCTGTTCAGTGCCCATTTGTCAAACTCTATAACTGCCTTGTCTGGGGTACCAGAATTGCATGATTGTTCAAGAATTCATTGAGCAAATAAAAATTATTCGGGCTCTTTGTACGTTGTACTTACGAACATTAAAGTCGTCCTTGTAGACTTTAGGGAAGCGAGCAGAGGGGGGTGGGTCTGGGTAACTGCCTTTCCGTCCTGTTGTAATTGTAGTTAATGTGTAAATCTCATCTTCAGCTAGAGTTAAGGTGAAGGATCCATCTGAAAgctgaaatcatcatcataaacatgcatataaataaataaaaatatattttgaactTATATGCTGCCAACATTTTGTGTGGGAAGAATTTTTCCTCATGAATCGTTTTTTACCTTCAGTGAGGACAGTTTCTCAAAGAAGgaggctttttttgttttgaagttgaACTGCGACCGCCATACTTGTAGTTCCTTGATGGAGGcctaagaaaaataaataacctTTGTAAAAAGAGAAGCATCACTCGCTAACCTTCAACAGCATGGTGAATACCTCTGAGGAACTTACAAAGGATCCCTTCAGCTGGAAAGTTGCATTCTGGGATGTCACATTGAAGGCAGGGAGTGGAGGTCTTATGCACACCGAGTGATCGTGAGTCTGCAaaggaaatgtagaaaaaacGTTCATACATCTGAGGAGcagttttattgtttctgtgtAATTGTAGTGAGTGCTCTGCTGTCATTCTGGTGGTTTAGGCATCAAAAGCAAGCAGGAACTGAAACTTTATAGCCTTAAGAACTTGATAAGATCATTTTTGATTTCGTCAAATTACACAACATGAAGATGGAAACATTAGAAGCGAGAAGTAAAAATCACAATAGGAAAGCCTAACTTGCCATGGTTTCTATGACGACAGTGAGGTTTCCTTTCCCGTCAGTCAGGGCTACGTAACTTCCACCTTGTGTCAGATGTCCAACAGTCTGCAGGTAAGTCCATCCTGGCTGGGTGAACTGTGTGGTATGGGCTGGAAGGAAAACAATAAGGTGGAAAATGGtaccatttatttattaaacGATTCCTCATGAAGAGTTAAAGATGCCATATTATGCTTTTGGGGTTTTTGCCTTTCCTCTAGTGTGTTATACAGCTTTTTGCTTAGTTACAAATCAAACCAATGGGAGCTGATCTCCACTACAGAAAACACTCCTGAACTGCCTGAAACACTTCAGTCCAGTATTTTCTCCCATTATTCGTCTATGTAGCTATGTAACACAGCACCGCCTCCAGCTCTGTGACTGTCCTCTGCCTAGGAAACTGTCCTGCCCACCTCGCTGTCTGCCATTGTTATATCAAGGAGGAGCATGTCAAGACCGAGTggattaactttttttttgatgGAAACTGGACAGAAATGTCCCCGCAGTGACAATGGAAAACTGTCAGCGAGGGCGGTAACAGTAGcagctcatttatttatttgatttcattatgatTAGATTTCTGTTagtattctgtttatttgtttagtataggtgttttcttgtttgtcatttgtggttttgtgtcatttgtgcACGTTAGGGGGGCACCAGATGATATAAGTAGGGCTACGGTAAGggaccagcatgcacctggGTGGGCAAATGTTTTTTTACCGGAGCGGGAGAAGCACTGTGGAATGTCTTTGTTTGCTCGCTGTGTGGTTAAATAAACCacgttttttgttgaaattgaacatttgtttggacattACGGACAAACGGCTACTACACCTTGTATAAGGGGATGGCAAACACTTTATGGCAGTGCAGAcccaggaggcaggaggagagataaTTATTTGTTGTATGATGAAATGTCGTATGAAGATGAATACCACACTGTTGAGCCACCCTAAATCACTGCAGGGGAAATTTCTTCACTGTGACAGCACATGTGtccaacacagaaaatacaggaAGACTTAGAATTTTCTTGTATTCTGACAGAAAGAACCGTATGCCTTTTCTGCCTTAGCTCTTATGAGCCAGACTAAATGATCGTAGAGCCAGAGGTCTCCAAACCCTGGTCAGAGCCACAGTCCTGGCCAAAGAACCAGTGTGCTaagcacacattttttttgccctgATGATGTGTCTTAGTGCAATTGCTCTTGTACACAAAAGCATTTTGTACAGCTTGTGCTCAGTTCGCCCTCAGAACCATTTAGTCGCATTTTCTAAACATTTTTGGAGACAGAGATCCGTCTTCAGTGGCGACTTAGAATGTGCAAGGTCCTGTTTGACATACTGCTGTGCTATTAAAAGCAACAGAATAACACATTTGCATGGGCCTCTATATTTCTGCGGGATGTAGTGCAGACCTGTGATCCAGATAGGGGACTCCACCACATAGTTGCCACTCCATGGCTCCTCAGCTGTCATGAGCCCGTCTCTGCCGAATGGGAGATCCTCATAGTAGCTGGCCACCAAGTTCCAGGAGATGGTGCTGGAAGAAGAGTCAGTCATCAACcagacagctgcacacaggGGCTTAAGCCAGGCCTTTCTTGTTCGTTAGAGTCACTCCTAACCTCACTACAGTTTCTGATTCTAGAGCTTTTTGATGATTATTACTCCTTAAACATGGAATATTTTCTCTAGTGTCTTACAACAAGCTAATTTTGTTgaagttaaggttagggttagtttATGAAGTTTGAACTTCTCTTTCGTGAAAGAGCGCAGGTACTagactggcctgcctgcagtgaATAATGTTACGCGCAATATGAAACACAAAGTACCCGGACTCTTGAGCAACTGAAATTGCatatcaagcaagaatgggaaagagtttcactttcaaaacttcAACAATTACTGTTGTCCATTCCCAAACACTAAGTGAGCGCATATTTACAAAACATAATAAAGTTTATGAGTAAATGTCTTGTCTTTATACTATATTCAGTTGAGGATAAGTTGAAGAGGATTTGCAAAtcaatccatttttttttcagcttttaaattaacatttttcacaGTGTCTCTACTTCTTTCGTATAAAGATTGTAGTTAAGTATCTCGTTAACACATTTAGTCAGAAATGCTCATTAGTTTTCCACACAGTGCTGCTTGAATATTTACTCACGCAGTCATGAGCCCATTGACGTAGTTCTGGTTGAGGATGCGAGCCCAGCAGCCTCCTCCCACCTCATCGTTGAAAGTGCTGTAGTCCTCTGACGACCACAGCTTCTTCTGCGTCTTCAGGGCCTCCGTCACTGTGGTGGTGCCTGGGTAGTGGGCCCTGAACATCATGCAGCGCACAAGTTCAAGGTCAATACAATAATTAAGTTACAGAGGTCTATTAACGTTTTGGTGTCAAGATTTTGCTCATGCAAGATCTGCGCTCGCtcgctcacacacgcacatcacCAACACAAAtcagatataaagagctcattctaaggtaatgaaaacactaTGATTCTTCTTTTCAGGTGATGatgaatattatattctattTCTGCAAGTAGATTCCCCTAAatcaggggtgtccaaacttcACTGAGGGCCACATAAAGAAAACTATAGGAGGGGCTGGGCCACTTTTTAGAGGTGAGTTATATAGCCTCACCTTTAGTGTATAAAAATTAGAAAAATCAGTTCAAAGTTGGTCAAATATGCTATATTGTTGAATATGATTAGAGAAAAAACtgccttcatcacagctttccacaaatggatttttattgatttattcagaaaaagggtTGACGGCTCAttctcagaacagcagcctcagatttcTTCTTAGTGAGGATGGTCCCCCACagttgtcatgtctcgtcgttCTGTTAAGCCGTTTGTTTCACTGGCATCAAGttttgtctcacttcctgttttattgtgaaaccctgactctcctctcgtttcagaacCCTGGCTTCCTGGTGtgcttcccgcctgtctgattgtctaccccgccctgattgtctccacctgttccttgttacctcatgtatatatagtccgcgtctccccttgtcctgtgccagattgtcttgtgaccttggtgttttcatgtcagtccagcgtttCTTCCTTGTTGTGCCTAAATTTACCTTGAGAGCTTTTTGTGACCTTTCTAGTGATTGAGGATATTTAACCtcagtgtcttttgtttggattttgagTCTTGCGCCTTTTGTTCTGCCTTTTTGTATTGAGAGactttatgttttcattaaaccGGCCTTGAGCCTTTTTTCCAACCTTGCCTGATTTGAGTCATGCATTTGAGTCCAGTGTCTCGTGCCTGAGCGCTTGTGTCAACagtacagagaaagaacaataaagggGAAAATGGGATGGGTACATTTCAAGCTTGTCATTTAAGTTTTTAGGCTTACTAACACGCCTATTAACATTCGTCAGAAACTGTTATCAAAATTAACAGACTGAATTGGACTTAGTAACAGGAGTGCATATAATTTTAGTCAGTTATTCTGGCGAGTATCAGCTGTGCTGGGTTTTTAAATCAGTCGAGGCGCTGACCATCCAGCTGCGGTGCTGATCAGATGCCTGGACAAATATCACTTTGATCAAGGAGCGATCGAATCTGCATCagttgagatcagctgattttgcacagtgtgtgtgctgtgcacagcgatgtgtactctgtgtgttaACAAGAAACACGCATATAAGAAAGTGGTGCACAAAAGCGGAGTAGTGACAGAACTGTTGCGCCATCATTGATATTTGTTGCACGCGTACCTGCATACTatatactaataataatactgcATACATACTCGTCTTTTCATATATTGCTGCACACATAGACGACATTCAGTCTGCCTTACACTACAGAGATCAGACAGAACATTTATCAGAATCAGCCACAGAACATATGATTTGTGCTTCTCTATTAGCTTAACACAAACACCTGTGAGAACGCAAGAAAATGTcgatgcatacacacaaaacagaaacactgtaatTACAGGCTTATTAGAATTGTTAGTACTGTACATATATCATGCAGGTATAGATTACGTACTCAACCCTTTTAAAGATGACCACAGATTCAGCACTTGCAGTATCACCTTGCTTTTTAGGCACAAGCATCAAGTTACAGACAGATTCTTACAACAAGCTGATGTTATGGCAACTGGCGACAGGGGGCCTGCACGCAAACGTCATGCACAGAGGGGAATCCTACCCTATCACGTCTACAGCTGTGCTGAGCTCGGGGTCTAGCAGCAGCGACAGGGCAATGGGCTCCCACAAGTTGTCGCTGGCTATAATCCTGACACTCTCCAGACCACTCTTGTCCAGAGTGTACCTCAGCAGCTGGTACAGCCAGTCACAGCcacacaggaagacagagagcagaggaagacacaaatTCACATCTGAGACAATTTTGACTTTGTCTTGGTTTACAGTCTTTGCTGCAACCATGTAAAACTCCTACAAAATGACTTAAGGAAGAAAACTGACTTCAAAGCTGCGTTAAAAGATTTTTGGGCCACATTATCATCTTATTAAGTTGATATGGCTAACATGTAAGCAAACCTCtaactatttatttattcattcagtcataTGTAGTTGTAGTTGTGTAGCCATCATCAGTTGCCCATAAAGACCTGAGAGCTGACAGCTATAGATAACGAGGCTGATTTATGACGACACCCGTTAACTGTGGCGTGTGCTCATATTGTAACTATTCTTAGCATAATTTACATCACTCGAGACCGCTTATTTAGCCAGCTATCACCTATATTActttttgaatgaaaatatCTATGTGCATAGTGCGTAACCACAGCCTGCATGTAACACGAAGCCCAAATGTAGCATGCACCCATGTAATGACAAACAGCAGCGATGCAACGACGGATGTTGTGACTTTCGGCATGAATACTGGATAATTcacgtgaaaaaaaaagttatcagaaaaatgctttttcagCCCAGCTCTGGTGATTattgtctgtgggtttgtcactatgagAAACACCTCTGACATTACACATACGAATGTGATCCACCGTTTATATGCAAATTCTGATTCTTTAAAACCACGGAGGAAAATTATGcaacactgtgttttgttttgacatgaTGGCAGCAATGTACTGTACAGTTTAGTACTTCAAATGACCTAATTTTAGTGGCAAAAATGTCATGCACATGGGCGTACTATTTAGGAGCACGGATAAACATGCAGCTAAACAAGTTAGTCCATGATTGAAGtgtgaaaaacagccacaaacatTCAGCTTTGATAGAGGAGAGCAGTGAGATGTATAGAAAACAATATATCACCACATGAAGAAGACAAGCCCAACTCAAAGTGTTTTAAGCAAAGACACACCCAAATGCAGTGGACAGTTCACCATCTCTGCATCACATGTTTGGTCAATCAGTTGTCAGGAATAAAAATCTTCAGTGAACTCACAGCAATGGTGAAACCCATCCATTGCAGCGACAATGCGAGTGTCAAAGTGTTTTAACATCGTGCCAGCTGAGCGTGACTTCAAGCCGACTGTACTTACCCAATCACTTCAACTGAATCGTTAAGGTACGTGTCAACGATCATAGATTTAGCGATGCTCCAATTGCCATCTGCTGCAATGATGCCAACGCCAACTAGACCAACTTTATCCAGCATGTTCCGGAGCACCTTGGCAACAAAGATATGCTCTCAGAGGAAACCAGCTAGAACTTAAAGTCATCTCCACCAAGAGTCAAACCGCTTCTCCCATGTGGGACACAACTCAATGTTGGTGGCTGTTTCTCTCCTTTAATCCACAGTTTAGGCTAAACCTACTCACAATCCACATTTGACAGTCAAACAATAGGACATTGAAAGATAAGAGGTTATAAGATTACCTTGATGTACTTGCTGTCAAAGTTTCGCTCATTCCAAATCTAAACAGATGAAAGTGAATTTTAGTTACACAGCAAATTTGTCCAGGTTCACTTGTAATGTCCTAATAAAACAAATCCCTCAATGCAGCATTACATTCTCAACTTTTTCATGCAACTAAACTTTGTTAGAGTTGCTTTGTGTAACAGCCCACACATTCACCTAAACTATCATCACTAAGGTAGTAGAACTAATTCCAGTTTGTAATGGTATCATATTTGCACTGCACTCATCAAAGTTAGCGAATGACATCTGGGCGCACCCACTAGATGCATGAAGTTTTCCATCGAGGTCAAGAAAAAGTGTTTACAAAAACACAtagaacagatttttttttatgactaCTGGACCAGACCAAAATAATTcctttattttgtgttttgtctgaggTGCTGTTCTATTGGTGATTGTCCCAAGGCTAGGGGTACAGCACCTTGGTTACAATTCCTGACAAAAGTTAAGTAGCTGCTTTTCCTTACTATTAGATTTGAATTTGCATAAATGAATGTCgaggttttttttaaccattccattatacatttaaatttgGAATAGTATCTAAGTTGTACCTGAACAACATACAGCATTATAATAAATGAGATAAACAAATCAACATGTTTAGAAAGCGTTCCGAAATGAAGTGTTGCTGCATGTAGTTCTGACTGCATTTAAATATCTAAATTCTACTCATGTCATGCAACTCATATCGCAACCCAATcagcatatttattttttgcatatatttgtatatacagtatgtgcactgTTGAAGGTTTGAGCTGATCTGATATAAAAGGGCAGTTCTGCAATGTGGAGCATGAAGCTTGAACAGGAATAAGAGTCAAAGTAAATGAATACACACCCCAACATACTGAAtgtccaggtcatggtactGCTTGGCACCAAGGATCCAGCTCACCACATACGTTGCAGTGATGTCCGGGAAGTCATAGGGCCAGTTCTTACCATGCCCCACCCAACCAGGAAATGCCCAGGGTAAGCCTACATGAAggcacacaccaacacacacatgcaaggcTGATGACGTGTACCATCAATACTGTGAATATCAAGCAATGCAGTGCTATTATTAGTATGAACGCCTTGAaagaccacatttcccatcagccctgTTTACTGTAGATGAATAAACACTCTAGTTCTTGAGATTGCTAAAGTTGTAAGACTAATACATACATACCAGATGTGTTGAAGCCTTATATAACTAGTGTGTACGggctttcaaaaaaaaaaaaaaaaaacatccatggTTCTTGATATCCAGTTACAGAGGAGCCATGTTTTTACCATTGACTGATCTCAGTTTCTTTACATTCTCATGTgatctttatttccttttggCTTTTATTCTAGCAGCTGATTTATTCTACCGTCTTACCCATGAGTGTGATATTGGGGTTCCTCTTCTTGGCTTCTTTCATCAGCCACCACTCGTAGCCTCGGAAGTAGTTCTCATCATTCTCGTAGTGCATGTGTGATGGTTCTGTTCCATctagaaaaaaagataaaggtCCAATGTAATGTCACAACCATGACATAGCATAACAGGAACTGATTTCAAGGTTTATTCAGGGTTGATCCAGGATTTATCCAGGGCCCTGATGCAATACACTTTCTCTACTCTGTCAACCAGAATATCAAAAACAGTCACATTAACAGTCACAGCATCTGGTCTCATGTCTTTCTGTCCATAAGTAGGAGGTGTCGGAAAGAAAATGATTCTGCTTCATGACCATGTATGACCCAGACTAGTCAACAATCAGGACATCGTTACTCTACATTAAACAtgggtttttgactgttggtccAACGGTCCCCCCGGTTCACCTTAGCTCTTGGAACTTATATTGagcatgaaatattaataaagtcaaaacaaaagaGTTGCAGTGTTTCTAAGCATGACTCACCAGTAGTTTGAGCATCTCCCCCAATCTCCACCTTTAGTATGTGCAAAGACGCTCCAAAGTTTGGCTGAAGACAGCAAAACAGGCACAACAGTGACTTCACAAGTACTTTAGACCGGACTGTATGAATCACACGCACCATATCATACCTTAAAAAGGTAGTCTAATATCTGGCTGCGGTACGGCTCAGCATAATTGACCAGTAAACGAGACGTCGCCTAAAGGAACCAGAAGAAATAACGTTACATGGTCAAAAAGATGTATTTAGACAGCTGACTACTAGTCCTCCTGTCGACATCATCGTACCAGGAAGTAGTTCAAAACCGACTGAACTCACCCCTCCGCCGCTCAGACCTCCAATTCCGTCAAAAACTCTGCCCAGACCCTCTTTATCGTTGAGGACATACGTCTGAGAAGAGCAGAGATTCAAAAACAAGCCGAGAAATAACACGATAACTTCCGACACTCCGCTGCTCATCCTGACAGACTGCGGCCTCTGGAGCGTGAGGGGCGCGCGGCTGCTTTATGCACGCTCGTGCCTTCTGCTCATC
Coding sequences:
- the galcb gene encoding galactocerebrosidase isoform X1; protein product: MSSGVSEVIVLFLGLFLNLCSSQTYVLNDKEGLGRVFDGIGGLSGGGATSRLLVNYAEPYRSQILDYLFKPNFGASLHILKVEIGGDAQTTDGTEPSHMHYENDENYFRGYEWWLMKEAKKRNPNITLMGLPWAFPGWVGHGKNWPYDFPDITATYVVSWILGAKQYHDLDIQYVGIWNERNFDSKYIKLLRYTLDKSGLESVRIIASDNLWEPIALSLLLDPELSTAVDVIGAHYPGTTTVTEALKTQKKLWSSEDYSTFNDEVGGGCWARILNQNYVNGLMTATISWNLVASYYEDLPFGRDGLMTAEEPWSGNYVVESPIWITAHTTQFTQPGWTYLQTVGHLTQGGSYVALTDGKGNLTVVIETMTHDHSVCIRPPLPAFNVTSQNATFQLKGSFASIKELQVWRSQFNFKTKKASFFEKLSSLKLSDGSFTLTLAEDEIYTLTTITTGRKGSYPDPPPSARFPKVYKDDFNVRNPLFSEAPGFADQTGVFEYYINLTDPGPHVFTFRQVLTQRPVTWATDADQTISVIGDYQWQDLTVTCDVFMESVQTGGVFIAARVDKGGQSIRSAKGVFFWVFADGSYKVTNDLAGQTVLAEGQSGTRAYGWHTLSLTVTGQYASGMLNGYLLWKNAVVLTPKNGWAAIGTRSFELAQFDNFAVVAE
- the galcb gene encoding galactocerebrosidase isoform X2 — its product is MSSGVSEVIVLFLGLFLNLCSSQTYVLNDKEGLGRVFDGIGGLSGGGATSRLLVNYAEPYRSQILDYLFKPNFGASLHILKVEIGGDAQTTDGTEPSHMHYENDENYFRGYEWWLMKEAKKRNPNITLMGLPWAFPGWVGHGKNWPYDFPDITATYVVSWILGAKQYHDLDIQYVGIWNERNFDSKYIKVLRNMLDKVGLVGVGIIAADGNWSIAKSMIVDTYLNDSVEVIGAHYPGTTTVTEALKTQKKLWSSEDYSTFNDEVGGGCWARILNQNYVNGLMTATISWNLVASYYEDLPFGRDGLMTAEEPWSGNYVVESPIWITAHTTQFTQPGWTYLQTVGHLTQGGSYVALTDGKGNLTVVIETMTHDHSVCIRPPLPAFNVTSQNATFQLKGSFASIKELQVWRSQFNFKTKKASFFEKLSSLKLSDGSFTLTLAEDEIYTLTTITTGRKGSYPDPPPSARFPKVYKDDFNVRNPLFSEAPGFADQTGVFEYYINLTDPGPHVFTFRQVLTQRPVTWATDADQTISVIGDYQWQDLTVTCDVFMESVQTGGVFIAARVDKGGQSIRSAKGVFFWVFADGSYKVTNDLAGQTVLAEGQSGTRAYGWHTLSLTVTGQYASGMLNGYLLWKNAVVLTPKNGWAAIGTRSFELAQFDNFAVVAE